From the genome of Vagococcus entomophilus:
TGAGATCGTAGTGGCAGAAGTCATTTTTTCGGTTGCTACTTGTTTTATCAGTGGAACTGATACTTCAATTGTATATGATTCCTTAAAATATGAGAAAAAAGAAAAAGAATATGGAAAAATTCTGTCAAGTAACAGTAGTGCCGTTATCTTCGTCTCAATCTTTGTCGCGATTATTGCGACCTATGCTTACAGTAAAAATCGGAACTATATCTACTTATGGTCACTGTTAATCTATACAATCGTATTTTTGAGTAGTTTTTTCATTAACGAAGAGGCAATTTATAAAGAAGAGAAAAAAGCGAAAAGTGAAACAGAGAAAAAAACAATCAAACATCATTTATTCACCATGCTGTCAACATACAAAACATTTATTTTCGTTTCATTATTTTCAGCGCTGATCATTCTTTTAATTAGTAATTTGTATCAGTTTAGTTCTCCTATTTTAGTAAGAAATGGCATGCCGGTTGAGTTTACAGGGTATATTATAGCATTATCAAAAATTGTTTCTATCCTGTTGCTTAGAAATAGTGATCAGATTATCAATTTGATTAAAAATAATGTGTTTATTTTTTTAACATTAGTTTTAGCCTGTTTATTAGCAGGATTATTGTTTGTCAACGGAATGATTTACTGGTCCATTTTGATATGTTTATCCTTTTCAATCAGTGATTTTTTGCAACCAATCATTAGTAAACAACTGAATGAGTTAATTGATTCTCATAACCGAACAACTATGCTCTCTATTACGAGCTTATTAGATAATGCCTTCTTTACGGTAGGTGATCCAGTAGTTGGATATGGAATTGATAAAGTCGGTTATAATAAGACTTTTGGAATTTTTGGTGTGTTACTATTCTTGAGTTTTCCAATCAATCAATTAGCTAAAAAGAAGAGAACCAAGTCATAGTGTGGTTCCACTCAATAGATAATTTTTTTAGTGGAATGCCTTTTTAGAGGCAAAGTTTATGTGAGTTTCAAGAATTACTAAGCTCAGCGGAGTAGGAGACAGTATTGATGAAAACTTAAATAGAAGATCCAAAATCATGTATATGGCTTTGGGTCTTTTGTTTTATATTTTTGCAAAGTTTAGCGATTAAAAGTATGCACATTTTTGTTGACTAAGATTAATAAAATCAAGCAACCAGCGCTAGTTTATAAAATTTTTTTAGTTTGTGATATGAAAATGAATATTCTTATTTGGTTTTTTCATGAAAAATCCCACATTTTATTGCTATAATAGAGATGGATTGGTTATAATCAATGTGGATGTTTAAAGTAGATAAAAATAGTAAAAATTTAGGAGAAAAATAATGAAAAATAAATCAGTTTGGCCGATTTTTTGGATAATTCTGGTGCCAAATATTTTACTTGTTCCATTTATCATTCATCATAGTACCGTGATATCTGGAGATACATTATTCCATTTTAATCGGTTTTATGAGACAGCGATGCAATGGAAAAACCATAACTTTCAGTATTTTATTTCTATGTATGGTTTTTCGCAGTCTGCTCGGATTGTAAATGCCTTGTATAGTCCTTTTTTAGCCTATTTTTACGGGGCGCTTGTCTTAGTCTGTCAGTCTTGGTTCAAATTTCAGTTACTTGCCATTTCAATAAATAGTGCGGTAGCAGGGTTGTCGATGTATTATGCGCTTAAAACAAATAAGGTATCAACAAAAAATGCAACTATTTTAGCGATATTATATAGTACGACAGGTGGTGTTTTGCGATTTACAACACGGACTAATTTTATTGGCATTGGAGCAGCGTTACTACCGTTTGGATTAGCAGCAGCAACTAGAATGACAAGAAATGTGAACAGCAAAAACCTAGTGAATGTCTTAGAGCTTACGTTTGCAATGAGTATTTTGATACAAAGCCATCTTTTGACAGCAATCGAGTTGGTCTTGATTTTGATTGCATTCTTTGTGGTCGCTTTTTTAAAAACAAAAGATAAGAGAACGTTACTTTTGGCCGTTAGCAAAGCGGTGGGACTTACGCTTGTTTTGACGAGTAATATTTGGGGAGCAATGTTGGAACTATACACGAAGGATCATATTTTAAGACCTATTTTATTTTCAAATCCAGCGCAGGCGAGTATCCGGTCATTTGGCTTTACAAATTTGACGCTTCCTTTAGCAGTGCTTTTGCTCATGATTGGTGCAACTAGCTTTTATTACCGAACAATCACCACATTAACACAGAAAATGACTTTTATTGTTGGAAGTGTATTTTTTATATGTTCGACCGATTTGCTTCCGTGGAGTTGGATGTTTGCAAACATCCAAGGTCTTTCTATTTTGCAAATGCCATTACGTCTATTTGCCCCAGCTTTAGCGCTCTTATTAATATCGGCAGGGTTGCTCGCTGAGGAAATCCCAAAGAAAAGACAGGATTTCTTTACAAAAGGTCTTCTTATCGGAACGCTTGTGTCGCTACTATTCAGTTTGACTGCGACATATCAAGTAACCAAAGTCTTTACGACCTCGGATGTGATTAAAGATTCGTATGCACAGGTTTCAAAGCGTGATCCAGATGAAATTAGAGCTTCTTTTAACCAAGGACTACTGGCGCCTTTGCAAATCATGTACAAAGCAACCCCAGATTATCTACCTGTCCAAAGTTCTAGCTTTTGTTATGAAAAAGAGGATCCTTATGTTAAATATGAAAAACAGGTGATTGAAAATCCTCTAAAGGTTAGAAAAACGGTTGAGAATAATGAGTTGATTCTCACCTGGGTTAGCAATAATAGGAAAGAGGTAATGCTCCCAATTGTAGATTATGCAAATACACAAATTTGGCTAAATCAACATTTGCTCAAACATGAGGAGGTAAAACGATCTTCAATTGGAGTACTCTACGTTACACCCAAAAAAGGACTCAATGAGGTTCGTGTTACGTATGCAATGGATAAAAAAACCAAATTTTTGATTCTTTTAAGTTTATTTGCTTGGGGGGGATTGCTACTTTACATAGCAATCAAAATCTGGAAAAAATGCATGAGAAAACCCACTTATTTGATTAGCAGAAGGTAAAAAGAAAGGCTAAAAAAGAGAAAAAATATTGAGATTGAGGATACGTTGCATAGGATTTAGTTACTATGTTAGGTATTGTGCTTGCCTTTGATTTATTGGTTGTGGCTATAGTCTACGATTTTGGGACCATTTCAGTCTGGTAGCTTAGGTTAGTTATTTCAACTAAAATGATTGCCGACAAAACGTATTAATTGTGGGATGAGTGCTATTCCTGTATAAAGTTTGCTAGATAGTGAAAGGCAAAGGAAAAACGTTTAAATGAAAAAAGAATTTTCTAGTTTTAATCTAGAAAGTTTTTTGTTAGGTACCGAATCTTTTTTGTTGATTTTGAGAAGAAAGCATGCTAATATAGATTGTAGTTAGGTACCTAAAAAAAAAGGAGCGGATAAAGATGAGTGAATTGACTCAAAGCCTATGTGAAAATTTAGAGAAAGTTGTTCATCAGCATCATCGTATTGGAAAAAGAATGCACAATAAGGGAAGAAAACAAGACGCTTTTGCGCAAAAAAAAGTTTTAGAGCTTTTGACTCAAAATCAAGAGGAATTGACAATAAGTCGGCTGGTAGAACTTTTGGATATTCGACCATCTTCTGTATCAGAATTAGTTAAAAAATTGGAAGATGGAGGATATGTAGTACGAGAAAAAGATGAGAAAGATAAGCGTGTTATGAAAATTAAGTTGACTAAAGCAGGTAAAGAAATGAGTCAAGAGAAAAAGAGTCGGGCTAACGAATGGACAGAATTTTATTTTTCTGAGCTAACCAATGAGGAACAAAAAGAATTAAATCGTTTATTGGAAAAAGTATCTATGCAATCAAAAGAAAAAATCACAATTTGGATGGAACAACACGGCATAAATACTGTAGAATATAAGCTGGATGACGAGCACAAAAAAGCAAAACATCATAATAAAAAAAGAGTACATAAAGGAAAAAAGCATAATTAAGCAGTAAGTATGGGAGCGGGTCCAAGCGAGACAAGACTCATCACTTCAAATAAATAGCTTGACACTTAAAAAAAAATCAATTATTATAAGGACAATTCAATATTTGTTCGATGAAAAGAAGAGTACATAAATTATCTTTTTTAGAGAGTCCCTGTTTGGTGAAAAGGGATAAATGATGCTTTGTGGAAGATGGTCTTTTTGAACGCATTTGCTGATAGGTAAGCAATGCCGGTACGTCCCCGTTATCATAGGCGACAAGTTGCAATCAATCGATTAAGACTTGGGATAAGAGAAGTACAGAATACTTCTAAAAAAAGGTGGTACCGCGTAAATTCAACGCCCTTTTATTCAAATTTATTATTTGGATAAAAGGGCTTTTTTATTTAATAAAATATCAAAAAACAATGAAGTGGAAAGTAAGTATAAAAACGTTTAAAGAGAGCTCGGTACGGTGAGAACGAGTAGCGCAGATTATGCTGAAAATGGCCATAGAGTTGAATTGCTGAAAAATAGTTTAGGCAATTCCGGGTGCGCCCGATAAAGCGCTAAAGTATAGTTGTTTTGTACTTAATAAGGGGGAGCATGTGAGTGTTTCCTAAAAAAGAGGTGGTAACACGCAAAAGCGTCCTCCAAAGCATATATTAAAAAATATATGCTTTGGAGGACGCTTTTTGTTTGAAGAAAAAAAGTTGTTTTGCGAGTTAAGTGAAAAACAGGAACGCTTGACTCGTTATTGTTAAAAATAATGGGTAAAAGGATGGAGAAAGATGCGAAAAAAAATAGGATGGAGTCTAGTGCTAGTTATTCTCTTGATATTGGGGGGCTGCGGTCAACGAACGAAGGCTAGTGATGAGGGGAAAATCATTATTGGATCACTTGGATCAGACGCAGAAATTTGGCAATACATTGCCAAATCAGATGCAGCTAAAAAGGCTGGTTTGAATATAGAAGTACAAGATATCAATGATGGAGTAGCTCTGAATACTGCAACTGCGGATAAAAAAGTTGATGTAAACGCCTTTCAATCATACAGTTATCTGGTTAGTTTTAACAAAGACAGTAAAAGTAAGCTGATTCCTATTGCAACCACTTATTTAGAGCCAATGGGGATTTATTCAAGTAAAATCAAAAAAATTAAAGAAGTTCCAAATCATGCAGTTGTAGCACTTGCAGATAATCCAGCAAATGCAGCTAGAGGGCTCAAGCTATTGGCAGCTGCGGGCTTAATTACATTAAAAAGTGATTTTGACTCTGGCATTGGCAGCACCGCTGATATTGTAAGCAATCCCAAAAATTTAGTGTTTAAGTTGATAGATGATAAAACCGGTCCTAGAGTTTTAAAGGATGTAGATTTGGCCACAATAGGAAATACGATTGCTTTAGAAGGTGGACTAAACGTTTTAAAAGATGCGATTTATTATGAAAAAGTAGAGGCAGGAACAAAAGAAAATATCAACATTTTAGCAACAGCTTCTAGTAATAAAAACAACAAAAAACTTAAAAAATTGGCAAAGCTTTATCATAGCTCAGAGGTAAAAGCGTATATAAAAAAACATTTTGCTGGAACAAAAGTGGATGTAAATCAACCCATCAGCTATTTGAGCAATTAAATAAAAAAGAAAGTGTGGGAAAGCAATGATCGAATTAAAAGATGTCTCAATTATTTTTGAGCAAAAAGGAAAAAGAGTTGAGGCGGTAAAAGAGGTCAATGTTACAATCAAAAGAAAGGAGATTTTTGGCATCGTGGGCTATTCTGGGGCGGGAAAAAGCACCTTAGTGAGAGCGATTAATCTTTTACAACGGCCGACATCCGGAGAAGTAATTGTAGGAGGGAAAAAGCTCTTAGAGATGAATCAAAAAGAGCTTAGAAAAGAGCGCCAAAAGATTGGCATGATTTTCCAGCATTTTAATCTAATGAGTGCCAGAACCATTTTTCAAAATGTCTACTTTCCGCTAAGATATTCTAAACTTCCTCAATCAGAACGAATACAAAAAGTATTGTCATTACTCGACTTAGTTGGGCTTAAAGATAAAAAAGATGCATATCCCTCTCAACTATCAGGAGGACAAAAACAACGGGTCGCGATCGCACGAGCACTCGCAAATGATCCTGAGATATTACTTTGTGACGAAGCGACAAGCGCATTAGATCCTAAAACAACGTTGCAAATCTTGGATTTACTCAAACAGCTTAATGAACGCTTGGATTTGACGATTGTGCTGATTACGCATGAGATGCAAGCAGTAAAAGAGATCTGTCATCGTGTGGCGGTAATGGAAGCAGGGGAGATTATTGAGGAGAATGATATTGTTGCTATTTTCAATCGACCAAAACGTCCTTTGACACAAGATTTTATTCGAACTGCTAGCCATCTTGATCAGGCTATTGCGAAGATTGCACAAGATGAATCATTACTCTTACAAGCACAATCTCAAAATCAGCGACTAATTGAATTATCGTATGTTGGAGAAACGACGAATCAGCCATTAATTAATCAATTGTACGTTAAGTTTGGAATCGAAACCAATATTTTATATGGAAATATTGAGATTTTACAAAAAATACCAGTGGGGCATTTAATCGTATTTTTATCTGGAGCAGCGTCCGATATAGAAACGACACTCGACTATTTGAATCAGCAACAGGTAAGAGTGAAGGAAATAACTGCTTCAGAATTAGCAACAATTAAAACAAACAAGACGGAGGAGTTGTCATGACTGATTTTTTAATTCAGCACTTTCCCAATGTGATTTCATTGAAAGAAGAATTTATCCAAAGTACGATAGAAACGTTATATATGACATTCTGGACAGCGATAATTGCTGGAGTGTTAGGCATTTTATTAGGGGTAATTTTGGTTGTTACTGGAAAAAATGGTGTTCTTGAGAATCGACCTCTTTACAATGTGTTAGACAAATTGGTAAACATCTTTCGTTCCATTCCCTTTATTATTATGATTGCAGTGATTGTTCCTTTTACACGATTTTTAGTAGGCA
Proteins encoded in this window:
- a CDS encoding methionine ABC transporter ATP-binding protein, with amino-acid sequence MIELKDVSIIFEQKGKRVEAVKEVNVTIKRKEIFGIVGYSGAGKSTLVRAINLLQRPTSGEVIVGGKKLLEMNQKELRKERQKIGMIFQHFNLMSARTIFQNVYFPLRYSKLPQSERIQKVLSLLDLVGLKDKKDAYPSQLSGGQKQRVAIARALANDPEILLCDEATSALDPKTTLQILDLLKQLNERLDLTIVLITHEMQAVKEICHRVAVMEAGEIIEENDIVAIFNRPKRPLTQDFIRTASHLDQAIAKIAQDESLLLQAQSQNQRLIELSYVGETTNQPLINQLYVKFGIETNILYGNIEILQKIPVGHLIVFLSGAASDIETTLDYLNQQQVRVKEITASELATIKTNKTEELS
- a CDS encoding MetQ/NlpA family ABC transporter substrate-binding protein, with translation MRKKIGWSLVLVILLILGGCGQRTKASDEGKIIIGSLGSDAEIWQYIAKSDAAKKAGLNIEVQDINDGVALNTATADKKVDVNAFQSYSYLVSFNKDSKSKLIPIATTYLEPMGIYSSKIKKIKEVPNHAVVALADNPANAARGLKLLAAAGLITLKSDFDSGIGSTADIVSNPKNLVFKLIDDKTGPRVLKDVDLATIGNTIALEGGLNVLKDAIYYEKVEAGTKENINILATASSNKNNKKLKKLAKLYHSSEVKAYIKKHFAGTKVDVNQPISYLSN
- a CDS encoding MarR family winged helix-turn-helix transcriptional regulator — encoded protein: MSELTQSLCENLEKVVHQHHRIGKRMHNKGRKQDAFAQKKVLELLTQNQEELTISRLVELLDIRPSSVSELVKKLEDGGYVVREKDEKDKRVMKIKLTKAGKEMSQEKKSRANEWTEFYFSELTNEEQKELNRLLEKVSMQSKEKITIWMEQHGINTVEYKLDDEHKKAKHHNKKRVHKGKKHN
- a CDS encoding MFS transporter, which translates into the protein MFNQKRKKRLSLEIPTNVKLINWIRILKATVLLWPVITLIYLSKGLSFLEIGTLNSIGSLIIAFLEVPLGMVADRLGRKRNFIIGQGLTIVFLVVLFLSRHFFEIVVAEVIFSVATCFISGTDTSIVYDSLKYEKKEKEYGKILSSNSSAVIFVSIFVAIIATYAYSKNRNYIYLWSLLIYTIVFLSSFFINEEAIYKEEKKAKSETEKKTIKHHLFTMLSTYKTFIFVSLFSALIILLISNLYQFSSPILVRNGMPVEFTGYIIALSKIVSILLLRNSDQIINLIKNNVFIFLTLVLACLLAGLLFVNGMIYWSILICLSFSISDFLQPIISKQLNELIDSHNRTTMLSITSLLDNAFFTVGDPVVGYGIDKVGYNKTFGIFGVLLFLSFPINQLAKKKRTKS